A single window of Sphingobium sp. SCG-1 DNA harbors:
- a CDS encoding homocysteine S-methyltransferase family protein: protein MSIRETFLAAARERILMTDGAFGTEIQNWKLSEADYAGTLGLTKDQKGNNDILALTKPQVPEKITQDYLDAGSDIVSTNTFSANRISQADYAAEHLVAEINISSAQIARRLADAAAARDGKPRFVAGAIGPTNKTLSLSPDVNDPGYREIDFDELTAVYREQCDALIVGGVDFILIETVFDTLNAKAGIMAAQQAAQAAGKDVPIMMSMTLTDLSGRNLSGHTVEAFWYAVRYAKPITIGLNCSFGAEQLRPHVKTLSGICDTLIMVYPNAGLPNELGAYDELPEETAGLVRQWAAEGQVNILGGCCGSTPAHISAIAKAVFDLSPRAIPVPPVFTRLAGLEPMNIAA from the coding sequence ATGAGCATTCGCGAAACATTCCTCGCCGCCGCCCGCGAACGCATCCTGATGACCGACGGGGCATTTGGGACCGAGATCCAGAACTGGAAGCTCTCCGAAGCCGATTACGCAGGCACCCTTGGCCTTACCAAGGACCAGAAGGGCAACAATGACATCCTGGCCCTGACCAAGCCGCAGGTGCCCGAGAAGATCACGCAGGATTATCTCGATGCGGGATCGGACATCGTCTCGACGAACACCTTCAGCGCCAATCGTATAAGCCAGGCCGATTACGCCGCCGAGCATCTGGTGGCCGAGATCAACATCTCGTCCGCGCAGATCGCCCGCCGCCTCGCCGATGCTGCCGCCGCAAGGGACGGCAAGCCTCGCTTCGTCGCCGGCGCGATCGGGCCGACGAACAAGACGCTCTCGCTCTCCCCGGACGTCAACGATCCGGGCTATCGCGAAATCGATTTCGACGAACTGACGGCCGTCTATCGCGAACAGTGCGATGCGCTGATCGTCGGCGGAGTCGATTTCATCCTGATCGAAACGGTGTTCGATACGCTGAATGCCAAGGCCGGAATCATGGCCGCGCAGCAGGCTGCCCAAGCCGCTGGCAAGGACGTGCCAATCATGATGTCCATGACGTTGACCGACCTGTCGGGCCGCAATCTTTCCGGGCACACCGTCGAGGCATTCTGGTATGCGGTGCGCTACGCCAAGCCGATTACCATTGGCCTCAACTGCTCGTTCGGCGCGGAGCAGTTGCGGCCGCATGTGAAGACGCTCTCCGGCATTTGCGACACGCTGATCATGGTCTATCCCAATGCGGGCCTGCCCAATGAACTAGGCGCATATGACGAGTTGCCGGAAGAAACGGCGGGCCTAGTGCGCCAATGGGCCGCCGAGGGGCAGGTGAACATATTAGGTGGCTGCTGCGGATCGACACCCGCACATATTTCGGCGATCGCCAAGGCGGTGTTCGACTTATCTCCTCGCGCTATACCGGTGCCGCCCGTGTTCACGCGCCTTGCGGGCCTGGAGCCCATGAACATCGCTGCCTGA
- a CDS encoding protein-disulfide reductase DsbD family protein gives MRTIYVLLMTLASLFVAAPAMAQIGAFGGGEPNIAAKLEAESGSPAPGRPVTLAFVMTPKPGWHGYWENPGDAGIGMTVKWTLPKGVTAGPLRHPVPETLMISGLMNYVYEGRYAILVTLNVPATMKAGDPLPIRARGDWLACTREICVPGGGDLALDLVVGDGGVGAERRKAFDGYRAHLPRPLGSEGRFAIDNGQYRMAIPYPAAAPLADAYFFPLKEGAIAFASAQKVTRDGDTLIIETKAAGSALKGPVAGVLRTAPHVGFALTATPGVVPAATSNTLGGEASAVFLALGGALLGGILLNIMPCVFPILSLKALSLAKAGGDPRVAKREAVAYALGVIAACLTLGGVLLALRAGGATVGWAFQLQDPRIILGLLLLVTAIAFNLAGLFELRAIDAGGALAGKGGVQGSFWTGALVAFVATPCTGPFMGAALGAALVLPVGAALAIFAGLGLGLALPFLAIAFVPAIRARMPKPGPWMRRFQHILSVPMFLTALALAWLLGQQLGIGGMTIGIAAAMATALLLWWLGGRQHAGKSGVWAVALATVVVLAGGIAALPQPGKAEAKATGTAVPFDEARLAQLRGQGKPVFLYFTADWCLTCKVNEAGAIDRAEVASAFDRAGVVTMVGDWTNSDPAIGRFLEGQGRSGVPLYLFYPAGKDAQTLPQVLTPATLTALIS, from the coding sequence ATGCGAACCATTTATGTCCTCCTGATGACGTTGGCGAGCCTGTTCGTCGCTGCGCCCGCGATGGCGCAGATCGGCGCGTTCGGCGGTGGCGAACCGAACATCGCGGCTAAGCTGGAGGCGGAGAGCGGCAGCCCCGCACCGGGCAGGCCCGTCACGCTCGCTTTCGTCATGACGCCGAAGCCGGGCTGGCATGGATATTGGGAAAATCCGGGCGATGCTGGCATCGGCATGACGGTGAAGTGGACGCTTCCGAAGGGAGTCACGGCGGGGCCGCTGCGCCATCCGGTGCCGGAAACGCTGATGATTTCGGGCCTGATGAACTATGTCTATGAGGGCCGTTACGCGATCCTTGTGACGCTGAATGTGCCTGCGACGATGAAGGCGGGCGATCCCCTGCCGATCCGTGCGCGAGGCGATTGGCTCGCCTGCACGCGCGAGATTTGCGTTCCCGGCGGCGGCGACTTGGCGCTCGATCTGGTCGTTGGCGATGGTGGAGTCGGGGCGGAGAGACGGAAAGCATTTGACGGCTATCGCGCGCATTTGCCGCGTCCGCTTGGCAGCGAAGGGCGGTTTGCCATCGATAACGGACAGTATCGGATGGCGATCCCCTATCCGGCCGCGGCCCCGCTAGCCGACGCCTATTTCTTCCCGCTGAAGGAAGGCGCGATTGCTTTTGCCAGCGCGCAGAAAGTCACGCGCGACGGCGATACCCTGATCATCGAGACCAAGGCGGCTGGTTCCGCTTTGAAGGGGCCGGTCGCGGGCGTGCTGCGAACCGCGCCCCATGTGGGATTCGCGCTGACGGCCACGCCCGGAGTTGTGCCCGCGGCAACATCCAACACATTGGGTGGCGAGGCTTCGGCAGTATTTCTCGCGCTGGGCGGCGCGTTGCTGGGCGGCATCTTGCTCAACATCATGCCCTGCGTGTTCCCGATCCTCAGTCTCAAGGCGCTGAGCCTCGCCAAAGCTGGCGGCGATCCCCGCGTCGCGAAGCGGGAGGCCGTCGCCTATGCGCTCGGCGTCATCGCCGCCTGCCTTACGCTGGGCGGCGTGCTGCTCGCCCTGCGCGCGGGCGGCGCTACGGTGGGGTGGGCGTTTCAGTTGCAAGACCCCCGCATCATCCTCGGCCTGCTGTTGCTGGTCACGGCCATCGCCTTCAATCTCGCCGGACTGTTCGAGTTGCGCGCAATCGACGCGGGCGGTGCGCTCGCGGGGAAGGGCGGCGTGCAGGGCAGCTTCTGGACGGGTGCGCTCGTGGCATTCGTCGCGACGCCCTGCACCGGGCCGTTCATGGGCGCGGCACTCGGCGCGGCGCTGGTGCTGCCGGTCGGCGCGGCTTTGGCGATTTTCGCAGGGCTAGGCCTCGGACTGGCGCTGCCGTTCCTCGCCATTGCCTTCGTGCCTGCCATCCGGGCGCGGATGCCGAAGCCGGGTCCGTGGATGCGTCGATTTCAGCATATACTTTCCGTTCCGATGTTCCTGACGGCGCTCGCGCTTGCATGGCTGCTGGGTCAGCAACTCGGCATCGGCGGCATGACGATCGGCATTGCCGCCGCGATGGCCACGGCGCTGTTGCTATGGTGGTTGGGTGGCCGGCAACATGCAGGGAAGAGCGGGGTCTGGGCGGTGGCTTTGGCGACGGTCGTCGTCCTCGCCGGAGGGATTGCCGCCCTTCCTCAACCGGGCAAAGCCGAAGCAAAAGCCACAGGCACGGCGGTCCCGTTCGACGAAGCGCGCCTCGCGCAACTGCGCGGGCAGGGCAAGCCCGTGTTCCTCTACTTCACCGCCGACTGGTGCCTCACCTGCAAGGTGAACGAGGCAGGCGCGATCGACCGTGCGGAGGTCGCGAGTGCATTCGATAGGGCCGGCGTCGTGACCATGGTCGGCGACTGGACGAACAGCGACCCCGCCATCGGCCGTTTTCTGGAAGGGCAGGGCCGCTCGGGCGTGCCGCTCTATTTGTTCTATCCTGCGGGCAAGGATGCGCAGACCCTGCCGCAAGTCCTGACTCCAGCCACCCTGACGGCGCTCATAAGCTGA
- a CDS encoding right-handed parallel beta-helix repeat-containing protein: protein MKLPAIALVIVTALASTALAQQRSGPFVVAESGSGFGSLADAVTAIGGGSGTIVIAPGTYRDCAVQTEGAITYRSATPGKAIFDGGICEGKAALVLRGQSASVDGIIFQNMRVPDGNGAGIRLEKGDLTVDNSLFRNSEEGILSADDQAHTVRIDRSTFSHLGRCDRDLDCAHGIYIGQYGSLTVTRSRFEAGNGGHYLKSRAARVTIRDNSFDDSKGHLTNYMIDLPNGAAGTINGNEMVQGKDMDNWSAFITIAPEGRAHDSSALEVSGNSASFVPGVQRQSTFVANWTDDRVRIGANKLAAGIKITDRR from the coding sequence ATGAAATTGCCAGCCATAGCCCTTGTGATCGTCACGGCCCTCGCCTCCACTGCGCTAGCGCAACAGCGGAGCGGTCCCTTCGTCGTAGCGGAGAGCGGAAGCGGGTTCGGCAGTCTGGCAGACGCCGTCACTGCCATTGGCGGCGGTTCCGGCACGATCGTCATTGCACCGGGCACCTATCGCGACTGCGCGGTGCAGACCGAAGGCGCGATCACCTATCGCTCCGCCACGCCCGGCAAGGCGATCTTCGACGGCGGCATTTGCGAGGGCAAGGCGGCGCTCGTCCTGCGCGGACAGTCCGCCAGCGTGGACGGGATCATCTTCCAGAACATGCGCGTGCCCGACGGCAACGGTGCGGGCATCCGCCTTGAAAAGGGCGATCTCACCGTCGACAACAGCCTGTTCCGCAATAGCGAGGAGGGCATCCTCAGCGCTGACGATCAGGCCCACACCGTCCGCATCGACCGCTCGACCTTCTCACACCTCGGACGCTGTGATCGCGATCTGGATTGCGCGCACGGCATCTACATTGGCCAATATGGCAGCCTCACCGTCACGCGCTCGCGCTTCGAAGCCGGCAATGGCGGCCATTATCTGAAAAGCCGCGCCGCCCGTGTGACGATCCGCGACAACAGCTTCGATGATAGCAAAGGCCACCTCACCAACTACATGATCGACTTGCCCAATGGCGCGGCGGGCACGATCAACGGCAACGAGATGGTGCAGGGGAAGGACATGGACAACTGGTCCGCGTTCATCACCATTGCCCCGGAAGGCCGCGCGCATGATTCCTCCGCGCTGGAAGTAAGTGGCAACAGCGCGTCCTTCGTGCCCGGCGTCCAGCGGCAGAGCACCTTCGTCGCCAACTGGACCGACGATCGCGTGCGCATCGGCGCGAACAAGCTGGCGGCCGGGATCAAGATAACCGACCGCCGATAA
- the metH gene encoding methionine synthase: MNQPATAQFVNIGERTNVTGSAKFKKLIMAGDYTAAVEIARQQVESGAQIVDVNMDEGLLDAEFAMTTFLKLIAAEPDIARVPLMVDSSKWSVIEAGLKCVSGKPIVNSISMKEGEEAFLHHARLCMAYGAAVVVMAFDEVGQADTKERKVEICGRAYDLLTGIGFPPEDIIFDPNIFAVATGIDEHRRYAIDFIEACREIKVRCPHCHISGGVSNLSFSFRGNEPVRRAMHSVFLYHAIQAGMDMGIVNAGQLDVYDAIDAELREACEDVIWDKREDSTDRLIALAEKYRGTDAVAEKAAEEWRGWVVEKRLEHALVKGIDMYVVDDTEEARLRFARPIEVIEGPLMDGMNVVGDLFGSGKMFLPQVVKSARVMKKAVAHLLPYIEAAKEPGAKGKGKIIMATVKGDVHDIGKNIVGVVLQCNGFDVVDLGVMVPWTTILQAANENNADMIGLSGLITPSLDEMVTVAEEMQRSGMTMPLLIGGATTSKVHTALRIAPAFTGPVVHVLDASRAVGVATALVSDTQRDDFVAKVADEYEHVRIARAGKAQSALISIEDARANAFEIDEALKPPPPINPGVHAFPNWDLADLREYIDWTPFFRAWELAGNYPAILTDPVVGESASSLFADAQKMLDRIIEEKWLVAKGVAALWPCRREGDDVIIHVEDEKHIRMPFLRQQIAKREGRANMCLADFISHDGDWIGGFAVTTGHGIEPHLANFKAHYDDYSDILLKALADRLAEAFAERLHKHVRTDLWGYAAGEQLDNEALVREQYRGIRPAPGYPACPDHSQKPILFKMLDAVHNTGITLTDSFAMLPTAAVSGFYFGHPQSEYFGVARVGRDQLEEYATRRGVDVPTAERWLRPNLD; this comes from the coding sequence ATGAACCAGCCTGCCACCGCCCAATTCGTCAATATAGGCGAGCGCACGAACGTCACCGGATCGGCGAAGTTCAAGAAGCTCATCATGGCGGGCGACTATACGGCCGCCGTCGAAATCGCGCGGCAGCAAGTGGAGAGCGGCGCGCAGATCGTCGACGTCAACATGGACGAAGGCCTGCTCGACGCCGAGTTCGCAATGACGACGTTCCTCAAGCTGATCGCGGCCGAACCGGACATCGCCCGCGTCCCGCTGATGGTCGATAGCTCGAAATGGAGCGTGATCGAGGCGGGGCTAAAATGCGTGTCCGGCAAGCCTATCGTCAATTCGATCAGCATGAAGGAAGGCGAGGAGGCTTTCCTGCATCATGCGCGCCTCTGCATGGCGTATGGCGCTGCCGTGGTCGTGATGGCGTTCGATGAAGTGGGCCAAGCGGACACCAAGGAACGCAAAGTCGAAATCTGCGGCCGCGCGTACGACTTGCTGACCGGCATCGGCTTTCCGCCCGAAGACATCATCTTCGATCCCAACATCTTCGCCGTCGCAACCGGCATTGACGAGCATCGCCGTTACGCCATCGACTTCATCGAGGCATGCCGCGAGATCAAGGTGCGCTGCCCGCACTGCCATATCTCGGGCGGCGTCTCGAACCTGTCGTTCAGCTTCCGCGGCAACGAACCCGTCCGCCGCGCGATGCACAGCGTCTTCCTCTACCACGCCATTCAGGCGGGCATGGACATGGGCATCGTCAATGCGGGCCAGCTCGACGTATATGACGCCATCGATGCGGAACTGCGTGAGGCGTGTGAAGACGTCATCTGGGACAAGCGCGAAGACTCTACTGATCGCCTGATCGCGCTGGCCGAGAAATATCGCGGTACCGACGCGGTTGCCGAAAAAGCCGCCGAGGAATGGCGCGGATGGGTGGTCGAAAAGCGCCTCGAACATGCGCTCGTCAAGGGCATCGACATGTATGTCGTCGACGACACTGAGGAAGCGCGATTGCGGTTCGCCAGGCCCATCGAAGTCATCGAAGGTCCGTTGATGGACGGCATGAATGTTGTCGGCGACCTGTTCGGATCGGGCAAGATGTTCCTGCCGCAGGTCGTGAAATCCGCGCGCGTGATGAAGAAAGCCGTCGCGCATCTGCTCCCTTACATTGAGGCCGCGAAGGAACCCGGCGCCAAGGGCAAGGGCAAGATCATCATGGCGACCGTCAAGGGTGACGTGCATGATATCGGCAAGAACATCGTCGGCGTGGTGCTTCAGTGCAATGGCTTCGATGTAGTCGATCTGGGCGTCATGGTGCCCTGGACGACGATCCTTCAGGCGGCGAACGAGAATAATGCGGACATGATCGGTCTGTCCGGACTAATCACGCCGTCGCTGGACGAGATGGTCACGGTCGCCGAGGAGATGCAGCGTTCCGGCATGACGATGCCGTTGCTGATCGGCGGCGCGACTACGTCGAAGGTGCATACCGCGTTGCGTATCGCGCCGGCTTTCACTGGGCCGGTCGTGCATGTTCTCGATGCCAGCCGCGCCGTGGGTGTCGCAACCGCACTCGTGAGCGATACCCAGCGTGACGATTTCGTGGCGAAGGTCGCCGATGAGTATGAGCATGTCCGCATCGCCCGCGCGGGCAAGGCGCAGAGCGCGCTCATCAGTATAGAAGACGCCCGCGCCAATGCATTCGAGATTGACGAGGCGCTGAAGCCGCCGCCGCCGATCAATCCTGGCGTCCATGCCTTCCCCAATTGGGACTTGGCGGACCTGCGCGAGTATATCGACTGGACGCCATTCTTCCGCGCCTGGGAGTTGGCGGGCAATTATCCCGCTATCCTGACCGATCCGGTTGTCGGCGAAAGCGCGAGCAGCCTGTTTGCCGATGCGCAGAAGATGCTCGATCGGATCATCGAGGAGAAGTGGCTGGTCGCTAAGGGCGTCGCTGCGCTTTGGCCGTGCCGCCGTGAGGGCGACGATGTCATCATCCATGTCGAGGATGAGAAGCATATCCGCATGCCGTTCCTGCGCCAGCAGATCGCCAAGCGGGAAGGCCGGGCCAATATGTGCCTGGCCGACTTCATCAGCCATGACGGCGATTGGATCGGAGGATTTGCGGTAACGACAGGACATGGCATCGAGCCGCACCTCGCCAATTTCAAAGCGCATTACGACGATTATTCGGACATCCTGTTGAAGGCTTTGGCGGACCGTCTGGCCGAAGCCTTCGCCGAGCGGCTACACAAGCATGTCCGCACCGATCTGTGGGGCTATGCGGCGGGCGAGCAGCTCGACAATGAAGCGCTGGTGCGCGAGCAATATCGCGGTATTCGCCCTGCGCCGGGCTATCCTGCCTGTCCGGATCACAGCCAGAAGCCGATATTGTTCAAGATGTTGGACGCGGTTCATAACACCGGCATCACGCTCACCGACAGCTTTGCGATGCTCCCAACGGCGGCGGTCAGCGGCTTCTACTTCGGTCATCCGCAGTCGGAATATTTCGGCGTCGCGCGCGTTGGCCGCGATCAGCTTGAGGAATATGCGACACGGCGGGGCGTTGATGTGCCGACTGCCGAGCGCTGGCTGCGCCCCAATCTCGACTAG
- a CDS encoding ArsR/SmtB family transcription factor, whose translation MMALLDLFHALGDPTRLRIVHLLRAMELAVGEIAQVVGQSQPRVSRHVRILVEAGVVERRKEGNWVFLALSRDENLTPLFALFGKVTPSDGEALWQAADLARLAAVRNDRARAADEYFTQHAEEWDAIRSLHISEGEVEAAMRSALSGEAIGHLLDIGTGTGRMIQLFGPEAERITAIDRSPDMLRLARAKLPGDTPDRYRLVMGDFTALPLENAEADTVIFHQVLHYAQAPETVIAEAARVLSDDGRLLIADFAPHQREDLRVRDQHARLGFSDAQIKTWFAAAGLDMVSERTLPGGELTVKIWLGRRHRAQVVPIDAAALKGRTA comes from the coding sequence ATTATGGCTTTGCTGGATCTCTTTCACGCCTTGGGCGATCCGACTCGTTTGCGGATCGTGCATCTTCTGCGCGCCATGGAACTCGCAGTGGGGGAAATCGCGCAAGTCGTTGGGCAGAGCCAGCCTCGCGTATCCCGCCACGTTCGTATCCTTGTCGAAGCGGGCGTAGTGGAGCGCCGCAAGGAAGGTAATTGGGTGTTCCTGGCGCTCAGCCGCGACGAAAATCTTACGCCGCTCTTTGCGCTGTTCGGCAAGGTGACGCCATCGGACGGCGAAGCCTTATGGCAGGCGGCGGATCTCGCGCGGCTCGCAGCGGTCCGTAACGATCGCGCCCGTGCGGCGGACGAATATTTCACGCAACATGCAGAGGAATGGGATGCGATCCGCTCGCTCCACATTTCCGAGGGGGAAGTAGAGGCGGCGATGCGCAGCGCGCTTTCCGGCGAAGCGATCGGTCATCTGCTCGACATCGGCACCGGGACCGGCCGGATGATCCAGCTTTTCGGGCCGGAGGCCGAGCGCATCACGGCGATCGACCGCAGCCCCGACATGCTCCGGCTCGCCCGCGCGAAGCTGCCCGGCGACACGCCCGATCGATATCGCCTCGTCATGGGCGATTTCACGGCACTGCCGCTGGAGAATGCGGAGGCCGATACGGTGATCTTCCATCAGGTGTTGCATTATGCGCAGGCACCCGAGACCGTGATTGCGGAAGCCGCGCGCGTGCTGAGCGACGATGGCCGCCTGCTGATCGCCGACTTCGCACCGCATCAGCGCGAGGATTTGCGCGTGCGTGACCAGCATGCCCGTCTCGGCTTTTCCGACGCACAGATCAAAACATGGTTCGCGGCGGCGGGCCTCGATATGGTATCCGAACGCACGCTGCCCGGCGGCGAACTGACAGTGAAGATTTGGTTGGGGCGCAGGCATAGGGCGCAAGTGGTGCCCATCGATGCCGCTGCCCTGAAAGGACGTACAGCATGA
- a CDS encoding alkaline phosphatase family protein yields the protein MLASTALAALAIGLPVSAQSPAPVSAAPSTPPKLIVAISMDQFSGNLFEEYRQHFTGGLARLSNGVVFPHGYQSHAATETCPGHSTILTGSRPSRTGIIANTYFDLSIARSDKAVYCAEDETQPGSSSGDYVASPNHLLVPTLGGRMKKANPATRVVSVAGKDRAAIMMGGSTADQLWYWGGKNYVGLKGVAETPLVAKVNAGVATLLAQDRPPMELPDFCAPKDVAIDIGGGKTVGTGRFARAAGDTKAFRASPEMDAATLVLAAALIEDMGLGRQAQTDIISIGLSATDYVGHTYGTEGTEMCLQVATADRELGAFFDRLDKSGVDYEVVLTADHGGHDLPERNRQHGAPDAQRVTEALAPKALSAAIGAKLGLSGQLLYGDGAAGDFYISKALTAPQRAKVKAEALAMIRAQPQVEAVFTAEQIAATPSPSGPPERWSLIQEARASYYEPRSGDFLVILKPRVTPISDPTKGYVATHGSPWDYDRRVPILFWRKGIVPFEQALGVETVDILPTLAAQIGLAVPKNEIDGRCLDIDATAGDSCAGR from the coding sequence ATTCTCGCTTCGACTGCCCTTGCAGCGCTTGCCATCGGCTTGCCCGTTTCGGCGCAATCGCCTGCTCCTGTTAGTGCGGCGCCATCGACCCCGCCCAAGCTGATCGTCGCGATCTCGATGGATCAGTTTTCGGGCAATTTGTTCGAGGAGTATCGCCAGCATTTCACCGGCGGCCTTGCGCGGCTCTCGAACGGCGTGGTCTTCCCGCACGGCTATCAGAGCCATGCCGCCACGGAAACATGCCCAGGCCACAGCACGATCCTTACCGGCAGCCGCCCGTCGCGCACCGGCATCATCGCCAACACCTATTTCGATCTGTCGATCGCACGCAGCGACAAGGCGGTTTACTGCGCCGAAGACGAGACGCAGCCGGGCAGCAGCAGCGGCGACTATGTGGCGTCGCCTAACCATCTGCTCGTGCCGACGCTCGGCGGGCGCATGAAGAAGGCGAACCCGGCGACCCGCGTCGTTTCCGTGGCGGGCAAGGACCGCGCGGCAATCATGATGGGCGGTTCGACTGCCGATCAGCTCTGGTATTGGGGCGGCAAGAACTATGTGGGCCTGAAAGGCGTAGCCGAAACGCCGCTGGTGGCGAAGGTGAATGCCGGAGTCGCGACGTTGCTCGCGCAGGATCGCCCGCCTATGGAACTGCCCGACTTCTGCGCGCCAAAGGACGTCGCCATCGACATTGGCGGCGGCAAGACCGTCGGCACGGGACGCTTTGCGCGCGCCGCTGGAGACACGAAGGCGTTCCGCGCTTCGCCCGAGATGGACGCCGCGACCCTCGTGTTGGCGGCGGCGCTGATCGAGGATATGGGCCTTGGCAGGCAGGCGCAGACGGACATAATTTCCATCGGGCTCTCCGCGACCGATTATGTCGGCCACACCTATGGCACCGAAGGCACCGAGATGTGCCTGCAAGTGGCGACAGCGGACCGGGAACTCGGCGCATTCTTCGATCGGCTGGACAAAAGCGGCGTCGATTATGAAGTCGTGCTGACCGCCGACCATGGCGGACATGACCTGCCGGAACGGAACCGCCAGCATGGCGCTCCCGACGCGCAGCGGGTCACCGAAGCGCTGGCACCGAAAGCTTTAAGCGCAGCGATCGGCGCGAAGCTGGGGCTGAGCGGGCAATTGCTCTATGGCGACGGCGCGGCGGGCGATTTCTACATCTCGAAGGCGTTGACCGCGCCGCAGCGCGCGAAGGTGAAGGCCGAAGCGCTGGCGATGATCCGTGCGCAGCCGCAGGTGGAGGCGGTGTTCACCGCCGAGCAGATCGCAGCGACGCCCTCCCCCTCCGGCCCGCCCGAGCGCTGGTCGCTGATCCAGGAAGCGCGGGCGAGCTATTATGAACCGCGTTCCGGCGATTTTCTGGTGATATTGAAACCCCGCGTAACGCCGATCTCCGACCCGACCAAGGGCTATGTCGCGACGCATGGCAGCCCATGGGATTATGACCGGCGCGTGCCGATCCTGTTCTGGCGCAAGGGCATCGTGCCGTTCGAGCAGGCGCTGGGCGTAGAGACGGTGGACATTCTGCCAACGCTGGCGGCGCAGATTGGCCTCGCCGTGCCGAAGAACGAGATCGACGGGCGGTGCCTGGATATCGACGCGACGGCGGGGGATAGCTGCGCTGGCCGGTAA
- the metF gene encoding methylenetetrahydrofolate reductase: protein MTFSLSQMEEARRALDVPLFADLSGDAQVSFEFFPPKSEKMEQQLWSSIETLAPLGPRFVSVTYGAGGSTRERTHATVARIAKETGLSAAAHLTCVGASKDEIAEVADAYWQAGVRHIVALRGDPPEEGQAFVPHPHGYSSAADLVTGLKALHPFDISVAAYPETHPEASTSQSDLDNLKRKIDAGASRAISQFFFSADAYFRFRDAAAAAGIDAEIVPGILPVSNVSQTRKFAAMCGAAIPPWMDRLFEGLDDHPATRQLVSATIAAELCRKLYAGGERHFHFYTLNRAELSYAICHLLGLRPTVAAKPKELVA from the coding sequence ATGACATTCTCGCTTTCCCAGATGGAGGAAGCCCGCCGCGCGCTCGATGTGCCGTTGTTCGCCGATCTCTCCGGCGACGCGCAGGTCAGCTTCGAATTCTTCCCGCCCAAGAGCGAGAAGATGGAGCAGCAGCTTTGGAGCAGCATCGAAACGCTCGCGCCGCTGGGGCCGCGTTTCGTCTCCGTGACCTATGGCGCGGGCGGTTCGACGCGGGAGCGTACGCATGCGACCGTTGCCCGGATCGCAAAGGAAACAGGCCTTTCGGCTGCGGCGCATCTCACCTGCGTCGGCGCGAGCAAGGATGAGATCGCCGAAGTCGCCGACGCCTATTGGCAGGCGGGCGTGAGACACATCGTCGCGTTGCGTGGCGATCCGCCGGAGGAAGGGCAGGCGTTCGTTCCGCATCCCCATGGCTATTCCAGCGCCGCTGATTTGGTGACGGGACTTAAGGCGCTGCATCCGTTCGATATTTCCGTGGCGGCCTATCCCGAAACACATCCTGAGGCCTCTACTTCACAGTCCGACCTGGACAATCTGAAGCGCAAGATCGACGCTGGCGCCAGCCGCGCCATCAGCCAGTTCTTCTTTTCCGCCGACGCCTATTTCCGCTTTCGCGACGCCGCCGCAGCAGCAGGGATCGACGCGGAGATCGTACCCGGCATCCTGCCCGTGTCCAACGTCAGCCAGACCCGCAAATTCGCCGCGATGTGCGGCGCGGCGATCCCGCCATGGATGGACCGCCTGTTCGAAGGGCTGGACGATCACCCGGCTACACGACAACTCGTGTCCGCCACGATCGCGGCTGAGCTTTGCCGCAAACTTTATGCAGGCGGAGAGCGGCATTTCCACTTCTACACGCTGAACCGAGCTGAATTGAGCTACGCCATCTGCCATTTGCTCGGCCTTCGCCCGACCGTGGCCGCGAAACCGAAGGAACTTGTCGCATGA